The genomic window CCGCCACTAGAGGGCGACTTTATCTAATCGCGTTCTTTGGTTTTGCCGGATATGTTCCTTGCCCATCAGAAGAACAACTTCCGCATAACGCTGCCCTCACGCCGGATTTAACATGGCGGCGGGACCAATTTCGGAGCGAAACCAAGGTAGATAACTCTTTATATCTTACAATGAACTTCATCAAATGTATCCATATGAGTAGTTTACATCACATTTTAACGCATGGCCTGAGCATTATAGCTAAAACTCTAGCTAAATTAAGTAGCTAGCCATATCCCTTGCCTGTGTGACTCCATTCCATTGccaaacaaagctagctagctagcttcaatCTCGTTTACTAGCCAACGTTTGCTATATCTAACAAGCTACATATCGCTAGCCATGTATTTTCATGTCCTGACGGACTCGTCAGATTTGTCTATGATGTGTCTGCCGGTCTATGAATGGGTAGCTAGCTGGGTCATTCCTATTATACGGTGCCTTTTCTGTCCCCAGGAAATGTCAGTTATTATTTAGTATAACATTTGAATTCCAAAAGGCATTAAATATAAGGTCAGGTGTCTACCTTAAAAATACCAATATATGGATCCTGAAAGGGAATTTTATGCATTTTAAACACTTTTTGTCAGTGGTTGTAGGCCATTTTGCCATGTCCCCAGGTGTTATTTATCAACTTCCACAAGAAATATAAGCCATAAGCCATAAAATGTTTAATCTTCATTATTTTATAGTCATAGTTAGTCTCGTTCATCAATAGTTTTTTTTCATGATTATTCTATTATTTATTAAAGATTTTCTGTGTGGCCCTGATCACTTTCCACCCTGTTAGTTTGTTGTAATTCTCCACTTAATAAAACAACCACTTCCTACAATGACACCACATTCAGGAAGTGTCATCATTTCTTTGGTGGGAAAACATTGGTGCAAAGCTAAATAAATATAAACACTCAGTTGTATCTTGTTCATTGTTTCATGTTGTTAGTCTGTATGTCCCACTTATACATTTCCACCATATTAGGCTAAATTATAGGGATTTCATTTCTCTAAATGTTAAAATATGTTTGATAGAGAAGTTAAAATCCTGTTCAAGTGTTCATCATTATGCTAGCTCAATCTTGCACACTCACAGAGCTATGGCTAATTTAGGCTCAAAATGTCCACCCTGTTAGGATTATGCACATAACAAATTGGAAAATGCACCCCAAAGAATTTTACGTGCCTGAGCTTGCTTGACCAATATGTTTTTCTGTAAGTCAAACATGTCCCTTTTCTTTTTCTGATATaatagttttatttatttatttatatatatatatatatattatttcccCCCCCAACTATTTTGAGGTCCAAAATGGCACCACATTGTATGATGACCCAGCTAGCTCAAAGCAGGGCCATATACAGTATCTACATCAGGGATTGGCAACTTATTGTTACGAGGTAGAATACACAagatgcaatttcgaaatttggttgtgcatcaactGTTTCTCTTATGTAAATCACTGATAGTCACTTAATTAGCCCATATCAGGATATTTTtatttagattggtaagttagtctagcggccTAGGGGGGagtcccattgattttgttagtcagtctcacagATATCATATAAAaacactgcaaacatttctctccaccctatggcaaaatctgtagaatttcaggaaattagcTGTCAAATGGTGTTgatttacagggtcagccatagcagtaaagtgcccctggagcaattagggttaagtgccttgttcaagggaaTATCGATAGATTTTTGCCCTAGTCAGTTTGGGGATTCGATCCAGCgaccttttcggttactggcccaacgctcttaaccactaggctacacCCTACTTCTATTCCCTGTCTTTGGCAACACTGTGCCCGTTTTGCAGGGTTTGTGCTAGTGAACCACCACAGAGGGGACGTAAAAGGAGTGTGTGCGTGCAAACTAGATTTACTGCTTTCTTGTGCACTGCTCGGTAATGCCCAAGTAATAGGAACCGATTATGGATATAGGATATACCTTCCAATATGGGGAAAGTGTTGCTAAAAACAGGTAACGTTAGTCATTTGACCGCGACTTGAAAATATATTGTATGGCAAGGTCTTCTGTTTGGGCTTATACCCATCCACTTAACGTGGTTTTGCTCTCTATCACTTTAGATGCCACTGTGTATGTGGGTGGTCTGGATGAGAAAGTGGCAGAGCCACTGCTGTGGGAGCTCTTCCTACAGGCTGGGCCTGTGGTCAACACACACATGCCCAAAGACAGAGTCACGGGACAACACCAAGGTATGTAACACACTCATAAACAACACATTGGTAACAAAACTGACACATATGCTACCATCAGTAAGACCAACCAAATATGCTACACTTTACTGCGGTCTAACATAGTGGCACATGGTGGGGTGGCGCACTCATGTTTGAAAATAGGAACTGCGTAAAACTAACTTATACAAAAAATACAGACCATTGTAGATTATATACACTGAAACTGTGACAGATATTGCTCCTGGTGGTAATCAGAAATCTGTATTTTCAAATAGCAGACCATCAAAAAATCTGCGTTTTAAACCTTTTCACCtgtgttttatattgaaagtcatgttttttttcttcaatagTTATCAGGGGcttgcaactatagttttccttcacagataATACATTActgcaacacattcggcagaaaatagcttcattttcatcataTGACAAtagaagtgcaacgctatttggctagcaaccacacaagtaaatgagcttacaatgtaaaagcaaggtattttttgcTAAAACGATGCATGCCATCATATTTATGTTTATCATCGAAATAATGAAtcccagctacatttcctaatgttttgctaaAAGTTCATCTTGCATTTTACcggagaaaagtaggctacaccgacaagtagctacacatcagtcagagcgctgtctgctgatagaatgcccgttggtgaattctcatccgagtggagaagtgcaactgaagcacaagaTTTGTCTGAAATTACAATATAACCTTTTTTGGTCTGCTTTTACAATACACAGCAAGATATTTGTTATGCAAACGCAGAATTCTGgttaattacactgaacaaatatataaacgcaacatgcaacattttcaaagattttacagttcatataaggaaatcagtcaatttaaataaataaattaggccctaatctatggatttcacatgactgggaatagagatatgcatctgttggtcacagataccttaaaaagtaggggcatggataagaaaaccagtcagtatctggtgtgaccaccatttgcctcatgcatcgcgacacatctccttcgcatagagttgattaggctgttgattgtggcctgtggaatgttgtcccactcctcttcaatggctgtgcgaagttgctggatattggcaggaactggaacacgctgttgtacacgtcgatccagagcgtcccaaacatgctcaatgggtgacatgtctgagtatgcaggccatggaagaactgggacattttcagcttcaggaattctgtacagatccttgtgacatggagcattatcatgctgaaacatgaggtgattgcggcggatgaatggcacgacaatgtgcctcaggatctcgtcacagtatctctgtgcattgaaattgccattgataaaattcAATTgttttcgttgtccgtagcttatgctttcCCATACCaaaaccccaccaccaccatggggcactctgttcacaacgttgacatcagcaaaccgcttgcccacacgacgtctgccatctgcccggtaccgggattaatccgtgaagagcacacttctccaacgtgccagtggccatcaaaagtGAGCATttccccactgaagtcggttacgacgccaaactgcagtcaggtcaagaccctggtgaggatgacgagcacacagatgagcttccctgagacggtttctgacagcttgtgcagaaattatttggttgtgcaaacccccagtttcatcagctgtcccggtggctggtctcagatgatgcCGCAGGTGAAggggatgtggaggtcctgtgctggcgtggttagacgtggtctgcggttgtgaggccggttggacatactgccaaattctcttaaaACGAcaaaggcggcttatggtagagaaattaacagtcagttatttggcaacagctctggtgacaaaactgcacattttagagtggccttttattgttcccagcacaagatgcacctgtgtaatgatcatgctgtttaatcagcttcttgaaattcaacacctgtcagttggatggattatcttggcaaacagggatgtaaacaaatgtgtgcacatcaTTAGAGAAATAAGCTATTTGGCATAGGGAGAAgttctgagatcttttatttcagctcataaaacatgggaccaacactttatatttttgttcagtgtatgaagGGTATTGGATTGAATAGGTCTATGCTATGAAAGCAAACCCAACACTTGATGTCACGTGATTTTTGGAGACTCCTTTAGCGACAAATAGCTTGTCAATAATGCTGATCAGAAAGATAACAATTAAAGTCTTATTGAATGTTAttcttccctctgtctccccccgaCCCCCCTCCGTAAGGCTATGGCTTTGTTGAGTTCCTCAGTGAAGAGGATGCGGACTATGCCATCAAGATTATGAACATGATTAAACTATACGGTAAGCCCATCCGTGTCAACAAGGCCTCAGCGCACAACAAGAACCTGGATGTGGGCGCCAACATCTTCATCGGTAACCTAGACCCGGAGATCGACGAGAAACTCCTCTACGACACGTTCAGCGCCTTTGGGGTCATACTGCAGACGCCCAAGATCATGCGCGACCCGGACACTGGCAACTCCAAGGGCTACGCCTTCATCAACTTTGCCAGTTTCGACGCCTCTGACGCAGCCATCGAGGCCATGAACGGCCAGTACCTGTGCAACCGACCCATTACGGTGTCATACGCCTTCAAGAAGGACTCCAAGGGTGAGCGGCACGGCTCGGCCGCTGAACGCCTCCTAGCTGCTCAGAACCCGCTTTCGCAGGCCGATCGGCCGCATCAGCTATTCGCAGATGCACCGCCACCCCTCTCTGCCTCGACCCCTGTCCTCACCACCCTGGGAGTCGGGATGCCCATGcctggtaagtgtgtgtgtgtgtgtgtgtgtgtgcacaagtgGGTGCACCAGGGTTTGAGAATTTTATTTCAGCTTCTGAAACCCTTCGGGTATTTCGTGGTGGTACTTAGATAGTAATCCTATTTGCCTTGTATAGCTTAGCCATAGATTGTGCTCCGTAGATTTGTAAGAGTAAGAATGACAAAAACTAGATTTTCCTCACAATGTGAAGGTTTTATGTTGGCTTCACAATAACTTGACTAAAAACTTCAGTAACACAACATCTACATCAAGATCATTTCAAttcaactttttttttaaatgtgcaatttatctctctttctctgatctTCATTTCCAGGCATGCCCCCTCCTGGTGCCTTCCCTCCTGTGCCACCCCCCGGATCCATGCCCCCTGGTATGCCCCCTGGCATGCCCCCAGCCCCAGGGACACCAGGACCCCAGGGAGGGGGCTCAGGCCCCCCACCTGGCCCACCACCCTTCCACCAGGGCATGCACCCGGGTAAGTCACTCACCACAGCCATATAATTGGAATGAGGACAACTGTCAGGAAACGCTTTCTCAGATTGTTACATTTAGAAATTGTAGTGTGTGGAAGTTAGTGCTACTTCTGGTTAAAGGAAGAGAGCCTATTGTGTGCTATGAGGTGcattaatatatgccatttagcagactcttttatccaaagggacttagtcatgcgtgcatacattttacgtatgggtgttccCGGGAATCAAACTCACTAtactggtgttgcaagcgccatgctctaccaccaATTATATTGTTCATATCCAACAGGAATGTCCCAGATGCCCATGCATCCTCATGGCCACCCCCCAGGTATGGTGCCTCCACCGGGCCCCCCAGGATCCAACCAGCACCGGGCACCTCCACCCCCTGGCATGCCCCCTCATCCACACATGGGCATGCCACCGAGAGGGCCCTATGGGCATCCCATGGGTGAGTGCTGTGCCTTCACAAGGCTAGGGGTCAACTAATATATTTCAACTGATAGGAGTTGAAATCTCCTATCAGTTGGATAATTGCCTCTTAGTTGACTCCTGATTCATGCAAAACAATTAATCACTTTTGGTTTCGCTACTATTCTGTTTCTTAACGTTTAAAGCTACAGTCAGcaattggtacatccattttggACTTTTACTAAATGTATgtatttgtaaacaaacactgtatagcttcaaaacattTTGACAAATCTATCTAAAGGGACACAATAAAGAAATTAATTAATTGTATGGATATCCAAGTGCTTTGTTTTCTAATATCCTTGTTGAAATGTGCTGCTCTGAGATTATATATCATTGTGtcaatcccctctctctctctccccatccacaCAGGTCACCCCATGCATCCAGGTATGAGAGGACCCCCTCCTCCCATGCCCCCACCAGGCTACGGTGGGGGTCCCCCTCGTCCACCTCCGTTTGGTTTCCAGAGGGGGCCTCCAATGCCACCGAGGCCCCCCGGCGGCCCACCTCGAGGCCCCATGAGAGGACCAATGCCCCCATAGACTACGGAGGACCACAGCAAGGCGCATGACCATGCTTTCATTTAGCGTTTTTTATTTCTATTCCAGATTACAATTTGGAGACATGGTGTAGCTCCatttttttgtatgttttttttttctttactgTACAGATCCTGAACCTGCAAGGAATAAAGGTTTTAATACAACAAATTGGGTCTTTCAATTGATTTCAGTTCTTTCAGATGAGATTTAATTCAGAACATGCATCATATCAATCAACTGCTTCCCTGGTACAAATATAACAGACACAAAATGTAGTTGGTCCCCTGAATAGGTTAGAAACTACAAATGTGATCACAATGTCAGTCGTTTGAGACCATTGGTAGCCAGGAGAGAAGGTGAGGCATGTCCATAATGACAAGATGAATGGGAGGGTTATGTTTTGACCATACAAAGCACACGTAAGTTGATAGGTTCCAGACCTAATAGAAACTAAAACCTCTTCACCTATATAAACAAAGTGTTTTTTTATAAACCCCCTAAATACAATGTTAGGCAGTGCCTTGAGAGAAAGCCATGGGTAGATTCCAAATACTAATTCTGCACTTGCTtccaaaatagaaaaaatattttttcatgcTTGTGCTGCGTCCATGTTGAATGAGGCACTCACTCGGTCTGTTGCCATTGTTATGGCAGATACCACTTGTCTGAAGTAGTGGGTTATGGAGGAGGATGTATAGGGCTGCATAATCCCACTGATATTTTAAGCCATTTTTGATCATTTAAATGATTGATATTGATTCTTGaagttatatttacatttacatttacattttagtcatttagcagacgctcttatccagagcgacttacaggagcaattagggttaagtgccttgctcaagggcacatttacgtcatttagcagacgctcttatccagagcgactcaccaattggtgcgttcaccctatagccagtgggataaccactttaccatttttttttggggggggtagaaggattactttatcctatcccaggtattccttaaagaggtggggtttcaaatgtctccggaaggtggtgagtgactccgctgtcctggcgtcgtgagggagcttgttccaccattggggtgccagagcagcgaacagttttgactgggctgagcgggaactatgcttccgcagaggaaggggagccatcaggccagaggtggatgaacgcaatgccctcgtttgggtgtagggactgatcagagcccgaaggtacagaggtgccgttcccctcactgctccataggcaagcaccatggtcttgtagcggatgcgagcttcaactggaagccagtggagtgtgcggaggaggggggtgacgtgagagaacttgggaaggttgaacaccagacgggctgcggcattctggatgagttgtaggggtttaatggcacaggcagggaggccagccaacagcgagttgcagtagtccagacgggagatgacaagtgcctggattaggacctgtgccgcttcctgtgtaaggcagggtcatactctccgaatgttgtagagcatgaacctgcaggagcgggtcaccgccttgatgttggcggagaacgacagggtgttgtccagggtcacgcctaggctcttcgcactctgggaggaggacacagcggagttgtcaaccgtgatggcgagatcatggaacgggcagtccttccccgggaggaagagcagctccgtcttgccagggagttcagcttgaggtggtgatccgtcatccatactgatatgtctgccagacatgcagagatgcgattcgccacctggttatcagaagggggaaaggagaagattagttgtgtatcgtcagcgtagcaatgataggagaggccatgtgaggatatgacagagccaagtgacttggtgtatagggagaaaaggagagggcctagaactgagccctgggggacaccagtggtgagagcacgtggtgcggagacagcttctcgccacgccacttggtaggagcgaccggtcaggtaggacgcaatccaggagtgagccgcgccggagatgcccagctcggagagggtggagaggaggatctgatggttcacagtatcaaaggcagcagacaggtctagaaggacaagagcagaggagagagagttagctttagcagtgcggagagcctccgtgacacagagaagagcagtctcagttgaatgaccagtcctgaagcctgactggtttggatcaagaaggtcattctgagagagatagcaagagagttggctaaagacggcacgctcaatagttttggaaagaaaagaaagaagggatactggtctgtagttgttgacatcagtgggatcgagtgttggtttcttgagaaggggagcaactctcgctctcttgaagacggaagggacatggccagcggtcaaggatgagttgatcagcgaggtgaggtaggggagaaggtcaccggagatggtctggagaagagaggaggggatggggtcaagcgggcaggttgttgggcggcctgcagtcacaagtcgcaggattttatctggagagagaggggagaaagaagtcaaagcatagggtagggcagtgtgagtaggaccagcagtgtcattagacttaacaaacgaggatcgaatgtcgtcaaccttcttttcaaagtggttgacgaagtcatccacagagagagaggcggggggaggattcaggagggaggaaaatgtggcaaagagcttcctagggttagaggcagatgcttggaatttagagtggtagaaagtggccttagcagcagaaacagatgaagaaaatgtagagaggagggagtgaaaagatgccaggtcggcagggagtttagttttcttcaatttcgctccgctgcccggagctctgttctatgagctcgcaatgagtcatcaagccacggagctggaggggaggaccgagccggccgggaggataggggacacagagagtcaaaggatgcagaaagggaggagaggagggttgaggaggcaga from Coregonus clupeaformis isolate EN_2021a chromosome 17, ASM2061545v1, whole genome shotgun sequence includes these protein-coding regions:
- the LOC121586506 gene encoding splicing factor 3B subunit 4, which produces MAAGPISERNQDATVYVGGLDEKVAEPLLWELFLQAGPVVNTHMPKDRVTGQHQGYGFVEFLSEEDADYAIKIMNMIKLYGKPIRVNKASAHNKNLDVGANIFIGNLDPEIDEKLLYDTFSAFGVILQTPKIMRDPDTGNSKGYAFINFASFDASDAAIEAMNGQYLCNRPITVSYAFKKDSKGERHGSAAERLLAAQNPLSQADRPHQLFADAPPPLSASTPVLTTLGVGMPMPGMPPPGAFPPVPPPGSMPPGMPPGMPPAPGTPGPQGGGSGPPPGPPPFHQGMHPGMSQMPMHPHGHPPGMVPPPGPPGSNQHRAPPPPGMPPHPHMGMPPRGPYGHPMGHPMHPGMRGPPPPMPPPGYGGGPPRPPPFGFQRGPPMPPRPPGGPPRGPMRGPMPP